In the genome of Desulfuromonas acetexigens, one region contains:
- a CDS encoding sensor histidine kinase — MPIGFPRHPLILLLLLPALFLFAFPGEVAAQPETDRRKEMLILHSYHPGLPWTDGVMAGMQEILDQPPETIHYHVEYLDTMRHPDPEYFAHVLDAILHYKLEKRFFDLVMVSDNEALNFVLEHRQALFSDTPVVFCGVPESTEELNRSLPMLTGILEQPDYRGLLRQALELNPRTREFIVIGSTRDISGRLDREALQEAAKEFSVRTYFTYWDDLPAAELETRLRQLQPGHVVIVNGLIADGQGQPLLLPEQEKLFREACPVPLFSHQEALLGRGSIGGPVVNARQQGHLAAELALRILHGEVVSDLPPQMPSLSPPAFDYQRLNAFRLPLEVLPEGHRLINQPLSFYRLTHQQAGILIAVLGGSLTVTLLLTSNTLKRKKAEARLRESEQNYKQLSQQFQIILEGIPDGLTLISKDMKVIWSNQGTGSYFNRMLGSVPGEYCCKMLYNRAELCKNCPAIQAFASGRNEEATITTLDGQILEVKAFPILDGTGEILNVIMHATDITEKTRLREEALRNSRLASLGELAAGVAHEINNPNGLILFNSDLVRSSWQAAEPILQAHYQTQGDFPLGGLNYSEMQTEIPQLLNEMVEGAQRIRRIVDDLKDFVRQDGTDLKARVDLNEVARTAVRLIKNPIKKATDHFELVCAEPLPYFIGSFQRIEQVAVNLIMNACQALPGREQGIRVETRFDESGNRLQLVVRDQGVGIAIRDLPHISEPFFTTKREHGGTGLGLSVAARIVAEHRGTLEFQSTPGVGTTAILSLPALSEGESHD; from the coding sequence ATGCCCATCGGATTTCCACGACATCCGTTGATCCTTCTCCTGCTGCTGCCGGCTCTCTTCCTTTTCGCCTTTCCCGGGGAGGTTGCGGCGCAACCGGAGACGGATCGACGCAAGGAGATGTTGATCCTCCACTCCTACCATCCGGGCCTCCCCTGGACCGACGGGGTCATGGCCGGCATGCAGGAAATCCTCGACCAGCCTCCCGAAACCATCCACTACCATGTGGAATATCTCGACACCATGCGTCATCCGGACCCGGAGTATTTCGCCCACGTCCTCGACGCCATCCTCCACTACAAGTTGGAAAAACGTTTTTTCGATCTGGTCATGGTCTCGGATAACGAGGCCCTGAATTTCGTTCTGGAACATCGTCAGGCGCTTTTTTCCGATACGCCGGTCGTCTTCTGCGGCGTCCCCGAGTCGACCGAGGAGTTGAACAGATCGCTTCCGATGCTCACCGGCATCCTCGAACAGCCCGATTATCGCGGGTTGTTGCGCCAGGCCCTGGAGCTCAATCCCCGCACCCGGGAATTCATCGTCATCGGCAGCACCCGGGATATTTCCGGCCGTCTCGATCGGGAGGCGCTGCAGGAAGCCGCCAAGGAATTTTCCGTCCGAACCTATTTCACCTACTGGGACGATCTCCCCGCTGCGGAACTGGAGACGCGTCTGCGCCAGCTGCAACCGGGGCATGTGGTGATTGTCAATGGCCTGATCGCCGATGGGCAGGGACAACCGCTCCTGCTTCCGGAACAGGAAAAGCTCTTTCGCGAAGCCTGCCCGGTCCCTCTCTTCAGCCATCAGGAGGCGCTGCTCGGCCGGGGAAGTATCGGCGGTCCGGTCGTCAACGCCCGCCAGCAGGGGCATCTGGCGGCGGAGTTGGCGCTGCGCATCCTCCACGGGGAGGTCGTGAGCGATCTGCCACCGCAAATGCCGTCCCTATCCCCTCCGGCCTTTGACTACCAGCGCCTCAACGCCTTCCGCCTGCCCCTGGAGGTTTTGCCGGAGGGGCATCGCCTGATCAACCAGCCCTTGAGTTTCTACCGCCTGACCCATCAGCAGGCCGGGATTCTCATTGCGGTTCTGGGCGGCTCGTTGACGGTGACGCTCCTTTTGACCAGCAACACCCTCAAACGCAAAAAGGCCGAAGCGCGCCTGCGGGAGAGCGAACAGAACTACAAGCAGCTTTCCCAGCAGTTCCAGATCATTCTCGAAGGGATTCCCGACGGCCTGACCCTGATCTCCAAGGACATGAAGGTGATCTGGTCCAACCAGGGGACCGGGAGCTATTTCAACCGCATGCTCGGCTCGGTGCCGGGGGAATACTGCTGCAAAATGCTCTACAACCGCGCCGAGCTCTGCAAAAACTGCCCGGCGATTCAGGCCTTCGCCAGCGGCCGGAACGAGGAAGCGACCATCACCACCCTCGACGGGCAGATCCTCGAAGTGAAAGCTTTTCCCATTCTTGACGGCACCGGCGAGATCCTCAACGTCATCATGCACGCCACCGACATCACGGAAAAAACCCGGCTGCGGGAAGAGGCGCTGCGCAACAGCCGGCTCGCCTCCCTGGGGGAACTGGCCGCCGGCGTCGCCCACGAAATCAACAATCCCAACGGGCTGATTCTGTTCAACAGCGACCTGGTGCGCAGCAGTTGGCAAGCGGCGGAACCGATCCTCCAAGCTCACTACCAGACTCAGGGGGATTTTCCCTTGGGCGGGCTCAATTACTCGGAAATGCAAACTGAAATCCCCCAACTGCTCAACGAGATGGTCGAGGGGGCCCAGCGCATCCGGCGCATCGTCGATGACCTCAAGGATTTTGTCCGCCAGGACGGCACGGACCTCAAAGCTCGAGTCGATCTGAACGAGGTGGCGCGCACCGCCGTGCGTCTGATCAAAAATCCGATCAAAAAGGCGACGGATCATTTTGAGCTCGTCTGCGCCGAGCCCCTACCCTATTTCATCGGCAGCTTTCAGCGCATCGAACAGGTGGCGGTGAATCTCATCATGAACGCCTGCCAGGCCTTGCCGGGGCGGGAGCAGGGGATTCGCGTCGAAACCCGTTTCGATGAAAGCGGCAATCGTTTACAATTAGTGGTGCGCGATCAGGGGGTGGGGATCGCGATCCGGGATCTGCCCCACATCAGCGAACCTTTCTTCACCACCAAGCGCGAGCACGGCGGCACCGGCCTGGGGCTTTCCGTCGCCGCGCGTATCGTCGCGGAACATCGCGGCACCCTGGAATTCCAGAGCACCCCGGGGGTCGGCACCACGGCCATTCTGTCCCTGCCGGCCTTGAGCGAAGGAGAGAGTCATGACTGA
- a CDS encoding enoyl-ACP reductase FabI — translation MGLMEGKRGIVFGVANEMSIAWGIAQQLRAQGATLAFTYLNEALEKRVRPLAESLGATLVLPCDVGSDAEIESVFETLRKEWGTVDFVVHAVAFANREDLKHGFSQTSRAGFQLALDISAYSLVAVTRCAIPLMPEGGSIVTLTYLGSVRTIPNYNVMGVAKAALEASVRYLAVELGEKKIRVNAISAGPIKTLAASGIANFREKLKLMDDRAPLKRCVTQEEVGKSSVYLLSDLSSGVTGEIHYVDAGFSVTGA, via the coding sequence ATGGGTTTGATGGAAGGCAAGCGCGGCATCGTCTTTGGTGTGGCGAACGAAATGAGCATCGCCTGGGGAATCGCACAGCAGCTCAGGGCGCAAGGCGCTACCCTGGCTTTTACTTATTTGAATGAAGCGCTGGAAAAACGGGTTCGCCCCCTGGCGGAAAGCCTTGGCGCCACCCTGGTTCTCCCCTGTGACGTTGGCAGCGACGCCGAGATCGAGTCGGTCTTCGAAACCCTGCGCAAGGAGTGGGGCACCGTCGATTTCGTCGTGCATGCTGTCGCCTTCGCCAATCGTGAAGATCTCAAACACGGCTTCAGCCAGACCAGCCGCGCCGGTTTTCAGCTGGCCCTCGATATCAGTGCCTATTCCCTGGTCGCCGTCACCCGCTGTGCCATTCCGCTCATGCCCGAGGGCGGGAGCATTGTCACCCTGACCTATCTCGGCTCCGTCCGCACCATTCCCAATTACAACGTCATGGGTGTGGCCAAGGCCGCGCTTGAAGCTTCGGTCCGTTACCTGGCGGTGGAACTGGGCGAGAAAAAGATCCGCGTCAACGCCATCTCCGCCGGCCCGATCAAGACTCTGGCCGCCTCCGGCATCGCCAACTTCCGTGAAAAGCTCAAACTCATGGATGACCGCGCCCCCCTCAAGCGCTGCGTGACCCAGGAAGAAGTGGGCAAGTCCAGCGTCTATCTCCTCTCCGATCTCTCCAGCGGGGTGACCGGCGAAATCCACTACGTCGACGCCGGATTCAGCGTTACCGGCGCATGA
- a CDS encoding manganese efflux pump MntP produces the protein MTLTTIFGIALALAMDAFAVSLAAGVTLERITGRHLFRFGFHFGLFQGMMPVIGWLAGISVQRWIADYDHWIAFGLLAFVGIKMIREAFEKEDEEAEASDPTRGLTLVMLSVATSIDALAVGLSLGMLGVDVWLPAAVIGLVCGALTVAGMLLGGRIGRMWGKRVEVLGGLVLCAIGLKILLEHTLGQ, from the coding sequence ATGACCCTGACCACCATTTTCGGCATCGCCCTGGCCCTGGCCATGGACGCCTTCGCCGTCTCTCTGGCCGCCGGAGTAACCCTGGAGCGCATCACCGGCCGCCATCTCTTCCGCTTCGGCTTTCACTTCGGCCTCTTTCAGGGCATGATGCCGGTCATCGGCTGGCTGGCGGGGATCAGTGTGCAGCGCTGGATTGCCGACTACGACCACTGGATCGCCTTTGGCCTGCTCGCCTTCGTCGGCATCAAGATGATCCGCGAAGCCTTCGAGAAAGAGGATGAAGAGGCCGAGGCGAGCGACCCGACCCGCGGCCTGACCTTGGTCATGCTCTCCGTCGCCACCAGCATCGATGCCCTGGCGGTGGGGCTCTCCCTGGGGATGCTCGGGGTCGACGTCTGGCTGCCCGCCGCCGTCATCGGTCTGGTCTGCGGCGCCCTGACCGTCGCCGGCATGCTCCTGGGCGGCCGCATCGGCCGGATGTGGGGAAAACGGGTCGAAGTCCTCGGCGGCCTCGTCCTCTGCGCCATTGGCCTGAAGATCCTTCTCGAACATACCCTGGGACAATAG